The Cucumis melo cultivar AY chromosome 9, USDA_Cmelo_AY_1.0, whole genome shotgun sequence genome includes the window TTTGATACAACATGGCAAATGAGTGGACGATTAGAGAAAGTGACAAGTGCAGCATACTCTCTATACTTTCTGTTTGAGGTAAGTTTGTCTCAATTTTATGAAATCATGGCACTCTACTCTTTTCGATTAACTTGGAGGCTTTAGATTACTGCAATTTACTTCCTTGCAAAAGTtataaaagttaaaagaatgaataaGCGAAACCATAAAATCTAGaaattaaatttctaaattGCTGAGTTGTGATTTTTATATTAACTACAAATTTCTTGATCCTTTTAACGTACATTTTGGTATCGTAAGCTGTTTATAATTGTAATTACACATTTAATTTATCGTTACAAAATCTATTTTTATCTATAATTTGATACGGTAAAACATGAAATTAGAGAGAGAATTACCTAACTTAAGAGCAAAGTTTAGACTAAATTGGGTTGAGATTAGTGAAACTAacgagtaactatgactctcttaaggtagccaaatgcctcgtcatctaattagtgacacgcatgaatggattaacgaaatTCCCAcggtccctgtctactatctaGCGAAACCACAGTCAAGGGAGCGGGCTTGACAGAATCAAGtaaaataccactacttttaacattattttacttattccgtgaaacgggttgcattgattaatttttattaaaaaaattgtttataacCATTGTGAATCTTTGTTCTTTCCAATTTAGTAAATACTTATCCTAACCTTTAATCGTCGAGTTTTAAATATTCGTCAAGCCAATAGAGTTGCAACTTTTATGCAAGTGAGGCTCGAGTTTTGATGACAGTTAGATTACATATTTAATTGATATATCTATTCATGTATATATGTGATCCAGGTTGACTTTGAATTTGGTGTCTACATCCTGTGAGAGATTGTTGAGACAATATAAAAGGTGTTACTTCAAATTGGTACTAATCGGACGATTACATGTATATACATATTTTATGTACATCATTCATACATGAGATCtatcttcaaattttcattctACGATTTGTGGAAACAAGAAACCACTCTCCATTTCCAAATGTAGGCAGTGTTACACATCGAACGAGCACATCAATTTTACAATATCGTATGAAGAATACTCATAATTTCTCAGACCTCGAGTAATTTCTGTTCTCAGATGCTTAAAGTACAGGAAGAAGTGTAGCTTTCAAATGTTGTAAATTATTGTGATAAATGAAATGAATATAAACTGTGTAAATATACGGTTTGTTAGATTTTCAGTACAGATATGAGCAGCCAAAGGTAAAAAATTGGTCTCCGATATTTGATTCAAACATAAATCCTAAGCAAAGCTGAAGGAGAAAATTCAAAATCCAGAAGAGGGGAAGTGTTTCACAATCTCAATATGCAACCATTCTGCTTCTTTATGCAGCTTTTATAAGTAGCTGTTGGGTAAAATTACAATCACGAAAAGAATTGAATAAATTATCAGTTAGAAAGGAGTGTAAAACTTTagagacatatatatatatatatatatccctttttttcttttttcttttttgcttctTCTTATATATACATCATTCATCAAAACCTCTGCAGAACCTTTTTCAaccatatgattcccatatttatattgaatcaaatagCTCAACCTATATAACTCAAAGAAAAGGAGGAAACGAGgaagaaattaaatattatgAGATCCAAAATGTAAATATGCTGTTACCATAATTCTTGGGCTTCAGATACTTCAGTCAAATCCACGAGCTGTAAAGTGACTGAAGATGATCACATTCGTCAAGTTAAATCAGAGGATTGATTCTCACACTCAAACCATTTGTAGTACTTTTATACACCCACTTGAGTTGGCTGCAATAACCATGTCGGATTTTCCTCTCCAGCATACACTTGAAACAAACTGTCCATTGTCGTCCTCAGTCTCTTTTCCAGAAATAGGGTCGATAGAACCAAACTTGTAGGAAGTCATTGGCATGGGCAGAGATCTATGGTAGGCATATACCTgaaaatgagttcaaatatgcAATCCAGTAAAGAGATGTCGTATATTGATTTTCAGAATTCTCAAGAGCAACTTTGAATTCGAAGGAAGATAAAGAACATACTTCATTTGTTTCTGAACCACAAGCTATGTAGCCATTGGAAACTGATAGACCCACGAAATTCTAGAAGTGGAGAAGACCAGATAATTCAGTAACTCGAAGAACAAATAAAATGAAGAAGTGAATTCTATAAGCTTCCATATATTCTAAAATCAAAGGGACAATAGAGGGGGAAAAGAGCATAGAGAGAGACAAACCTTTTCATTAGTGTGGCCGCTGAAAGTTAAACTGCAAGCTTTTGTAGACAAGCCAGTAGGATTGGTTTTATTAAGATCCCATAGCTTCAACGTGTTGTCTGTGGATGCAGAAACGAGGGTCCCTGAGTCCAAGAACTTCACGTAGCTTACAGCTTTCTCATGGCCACCCAACACACACCAAGGAGCTTTTGTATTGCGTAGATCAAAGCAATATGTTCTGTAATCAGCAGACCCAAAAGCCAGCAAATGGCTTGAGTGGGCAGAGAACTGAACACAGCAGACGTTCGCTATGTTCCTAATTGTGCCCAAACAGTTCTTCTGCAACAAAATAATGCACAAGGATCCATCCTTTAGTGAAGAATTCAGGTAGACAAGTAGATCTTATAAGTAACAAAGTAGAGCCACGGCTATATAGATACCAACAATGCAATCTTCATATGAATTATGTTATACTGTTAACATTGGCATTTGAGGAACTAAGTCAAACAACTTTCATACTTTTCAGCTCTTCTTTTTATTGAGAATGTGAAATACTGAAGTTCCAGGTCCAcgcaaacaaaaataaaagcaGTTGATTCTTTTTCAAAGTATCTATCCAAAAGGGAAAAGATTACCGCAGAATAACTagaaaaattagttttaatggttattttagaaaagaacaaaaaggcAAAAGGGAAGAACAATAATCCAGGGGATGTAAGAAAGGAGAAGGAAaaggagggggggggggggggggggggagagagagagagagagagagggcaTGCCTCATTAATACTCCAAAGTTTCACAGAACAATCATCACTTCCGCTGGCCAATTTTGTAGGATGCACTTGTGAAAAGTCGACAGACCACGCCCTTTTATTGTGTTCGTTGAATTGAGAAACCTCTTGACCTACAGTTGCATCCCATAACTGGAAATCCATTCAAGAAAATGGGATTGTGAGTGATcctcaaaacaaaattaataatattaacaaTTGTTAAACGGTGTAGCAGAAGTCTACATTGGATAGCACATATTGATCGGTATTAGCATTTCCAAAAGTTAAAGCCAAAATCATTGAGACAAATCAATTAAGAGTAACAAGAGACTTCTATAAAATCTAGGCATGATGTAACAATACTTGTGTCAATAAATTCCACAAAATTTCAATAACCAAGGCATTACAAGAAAGATACACAGTGCCTGCTAGGTCATACCTTAACAACACCATCATAATCAGTTGAAGCCAAATAGTTCTTGATGTAGCCATTCCAGCAAATACAGCTAAGCTTTGATCTATTAAACATTTCAACAGCGGGATAGTGAATATCTACCGAGTCATTAAAGACTGAGTTAAACTCAAAAATCCTTATTTTCTTTGACACTCCAGCAGCAGCAAAATAGTCCTCATCCCGATCAAAACTCAAGGAACAAATTACATTCGAGGAACTGTTAAAATCACCATTTCTCAGTACTCCACGTACTTCAAACTTGCTGTAACGAGAATACTTGCAAAATCCATCAAAAAAGGCACCCAGACGATCACTGTGACTCCTCTCATCATCTTTTTGTGGTAGATAGCAGTTTTCCCGAGCTCTCAGTAAATCGTTGTCTGTCCGAATTGCTGAATCATTCTCAGAAGGATCTACTTTTGATCTCATGGAAAAATAAGCACTTTCAAGCTGacttatatttttttctattctctctTCATTGGTATGTGATATTCTATATACCTGAGAGCACGGATCCGAATTTAAATATCCTCCATGAAGGATCAAATCATCCCTTCCATCCACAGTAGACAAGCCAGACTTATCCACGGGTTTGGCTGAATTGTGCCTTTTATTGACTTCTTCAATATCTGATTCTAAATACCGTATGTCTTCCACCAACTTCGAGGCTTGTTTCTGCTTCTGCTCATTCAATGATGTGAGAAACTGCAATAATAACTCTGATTCAGCATCTTCCTCATCAATAGATGTTGAAAGCTCCGCTTCCGCTTCCGGAACACTTGGCATTCCATTAATTAGTTCTGATTCTAAAATTTCCCTGTTCATCCAGAAATTACAAATAAACCAGTTATTAATAGATACAAGAAAAGAAACCAGTTAACCATTGGTAGAAGCAAACaagtaaaattttgaaatcaGCTAAATTACTTTTCTCATCCCTTTATTTACAAATAGAGCCCAAAAAGGAGAAACAGGCATCGACCCAAATATAAATTAGGATCTAATCCATATGGGAAAAATCAAGGGATTTCACAACATTTATAAGACATAGGCTATTACTATCAAAGCCAATTGGTTTTGAGATTAAACTCGTGTTATCTAATATATCACTGGAAATACAACCAAAATCTCACATTAGCTAGATATATGGAAGGTCATGAGTATATAAGTATTGATGGtgtaattatattaattctTCAACACTTCTCTCACTTGTGAGCTTGAAAACTTAGGTCTACTATgtggaaatcaatattaaatgaaaaaaaaatggttgagTTTTATTAGATTGTGAGATGTGCTCCAAAGAAGAAGAGGTGGCCTGAATATGGGTTAGACAGATGGATGACTATTTAAGGGAAGGCTTGGTAGTCCTTTCTCAAGGAGAGGTTAGTTGGGAATGCAATTGACGAATATttatgtaaataaaaaaattgatatgattgtttaaattataatttattcGATTTACTCCAAACTAAGTTATAATTCTTGTTATTAGTTCCTTTCCATATTGGGATTAATAGATGATATTTCTCATGCCTTACCTGCAATTATTAAAAGATATTGAAGATTTTGATTAATCTCTAAATTAATGTCAAACTCTGTTTTTTTAGGTATATGTCAACAAATCGATGAATATTTCAATCATTATAAATATAATTGACAAGCTCCCTTTTCAGTCAGACCTCTTCATACCAAATTATAAAGGATGACATGTTGACACTCTAAACATAAGAAAGCAGCCATATTTTCATGTATAATGTTCATTCGAACACTAAGAATTGTGATCTGCGGTAGAGTACAATTCTTTATTACCTTGCTGTAGGACGAGATGCAGGTTCAGGATGAAGCAGCCAAAGACAAAAACCAACTTCCTTCAAATTATCGGCTAGAAAGCTGGGAGGAAGAATCCTGTCACGCAAATTTGACATTGCCGAAGCAAGTGCACCATCTGATTCAAACTTTCCAAGTAACTGAAAGAAATAAAGTATACTCATTTAAGGGGAATTCTCAGGGTCGCAAAATGATAGAATAACACAAAGTTTAGAACTACTTATGGAACAGTGACATCACTAACAAGAACTAGAATACTGCATAGCTGCACATCTGAAGGTTGGTGAAATTTTTGAGAAATATTCTACTCGTCAACAGTTTCACTCAACCAATAAAAAGTAACACCTTTAAACTTTCGACTTCATGTATATTGGATAGAAACTCTTTTAATCCAAGTTTATCAATAAAAGTGTTTTCAACATTCTATGGACGAAAGAAAACACACTTAGCTTTCTTCATATCAATTAAATCCACGACTATCTTCTCACCTCAAAAAGAAGAACACCAAGAGAGAATATGTTTGATTTAGCTGAGCAGCATCCTGTCATAAGCTCCTCTGGACTAACATACCACGTCTCTTCCAATAGGTCACTTATTGAGGTCTGGGCAGAATCATAAGCTCGAAGGCCAGCAGGCTTGTTCCAACCCCCCTGTTCCGCAAAATGTTCATTGTAATTTTCCGAAGCATTCTTATTGCAGTCCCTAGTGTTTGCAGTTTCAAGACTGGCACcagatttaaaaggaaaataagaaTGTCGGGCCATAAGACTCATATTCTGGgcatctttttgttttttaggaGATCCGCCAAATGACAGAAAGTTCCCTTGCTCTAATGGCCTTTTCCGAGTCAGATGGCTATCTGAACACTGACCATCTTTAACCATTAGGCTTTCTGGAGTTTTACTTTGAATAAAAGTTCCAACATACCTTACCTGATTTGTCGTCAATATCCTGAAAGAAGATGGACGTAAGTCATGCAACAAAACCCCCCGAGCATGAGAACGCTCCACTAGCTCAACTACGTGCCTAAATATATACAagcatttaattttatttactttttggTTGGGAACCTTAAGCCATTCTCTCAGGCTAATGCCATCTAAAGAAGAACCCCGATGTTTATGCTCAGATTTCCTATACAAAGCAGGAATGACAGGCTTAACATCATGCTGTAAAGATGAATCAGATGCCAATGAAATACCCCCACCAATCCTCGCATTCTTAGGGTTTCTATTTTCAACATTAAAGCCCTCCAGTTGTACTCCTCTGCGAATGATCCCCTTGCCTTTCAAGGTACTTTTAACAAAAAATTCAGGAAAACCCGATTTTGATAGAATCTTGGTCCGAATGCTGCCCTGAGTATCACCACCCTTATTGTCAGTAGCCTTCATTTCTTCCAATTCTTCTCCACAATCATTACGACTGGCTCTTCCAGCAAAAGCCTCCGGAAAAGATGTGTACCCACCGTTCTCCAAGCCAGGGGTTACTGCCAGACCATGGTTCTTGTAAGAAGTATCTAGACGTGAACTCCCACTTCCTGAACCACTTCCAAGCTGGTAAAGATGTTGCCACTGACTATGCCTAGAAAGCAGCCGTGCTCTATTGTCTGATGGACCTATAATTGCTAAATTGGAACCGTTGTGATTCTTCACAGTCAACTCTTCAACCATAACACCAGCATCATCCATACAATGAGGACTGCACTCTGGTTGATCAGATAATTTCAAATTGCTTTTACACCTATTCAGATTCTTGCCCTCTAAGATGTCAGTAAATTCATGAGGATAATATTGTGAATAGCCACCGTCAACAGGTGTAACCATTTCCTGTGATTCAACTACGTTGGTATTTTCAGGTTTCAGCACATACTCATTCTCCGGAGCATCTTGCCTGACCTTATTTTGGACATGTGAATCCTCAGTCGCTTCCAATAGCGTCATATCCTCGCTCATTTCTTCCATTCTGTCCAAACCAACTTCATTATTTCACATACTTGATTGCCCTGCTAGCACAACACAAGTTGCCAAGTCAAATACCATGAATAGAATACCAAAGCTAGGAaccaatttttttcaattcttgaAAACTATCAGAAACAGCAATATTCCTCTTTAAGAAAAGAACCGTAGACAAATACTACAAAATCGCACAATCCTGAAACATAGGCCATTCAAAATGGTAGTGCAGCAAAAGCATAAAACTCAAAGTTAAACGTAGAAACATGAAAAAAATGCAATTGATTCACTTATAATACAATTCAACTAAAACACTTGCCAATGACACCTATAAATCAGTCGAAAATAGGGTTTAAACTAACAACTTCCTAACTCCAATCGTCACGAAAAAGAACAccaaacatttaaaaaaaaaaaaaaaatcaataaacacTCAAATTCATTACAATAAAAATCAACCCCCAGGAGAACAAGGATTGAATTCAAACAATAATCAACAGAATTTAATTGCagtaaagaaattaaaattcaaaagcTCGTCCTTATCCTTAAAATAAATAGGGATAAGAACTCACCTCTAAACTGCTCCGACCACAAATTCCCTACATCTGtcaaaaaaatagacagcaaaACAGCAATACGAAAACTGCCATCCCCATCCACAAATCATCTTCACTTTCTCAGCTGCCAAACAGTAATGAATTCCCCACCAGAAaatttggaaatatatatatatatatataatatttatatatatccGATTATGAATCAACTTCAGAAAGCATCCGATGAACTGAGAAGCGGAAAATAAACAAGAAATTAAGGAGAGCAAAAACCCTAGAAAGCAGTGAGGAGAAGGAGAAAcaagcaaaagaaaaagaaaatagagagaaaataCGTGTGTGACACAATAGATTAATAGAAAGCACAAAAACAAAATATCTTTTTGCCTCGCTTTCTCATCCTCAACTAAATATAATTttctataaataaataaataaataattttctctcttttaaaaataatttttttttatatatatatttcaaaggGATCAGGTTTTTCTCACGTGCCTTTCAGATTGATCAATATCAAAATGTAACgataatgtttttattttattattattctctcttttttaggGGTAGAACTAATAATGATAATAGTTTTTTGGTTGAAGTTATGGATTTGGGTTTACATTGTTACACTTCCCGAAGTATATTGAAAAAACTATATtgtaaggaaaaaaaaaggtattaAAGTATGgagtaataataattaaaatataggTTTTGGGTTCAGGAGATTTTAACGATAGGTGTAGGTGATGCCACGTCAGGGAGACAAGGTGGGGCAGTGGGAGACGCGGCCAACTCAACGAAGCGGCTTAGATTTGAGAAGGAAAGTAAAACGGCCACGTTTCGACCAATGAATGGTTTGATTATAGCAGGGTATGGTCCTCCCAATATGTGAATCTCACTAAATTTCCTTTTTCGTATgtaattatttcttttacatcatccttttcttttccctttttggcttaattatatttttttaaaatctatacatttttttttataataatcaCCTTTTACtaacttaaatattatttttttatttctttattacccatttttaatattatttaaaaaatatttgattcACTATATCCAATAATTATTAGGTTTACTATTTCATCGTTGAATTAAAATAGTTTGCACCTCTTATTATAACTTAAATTAGACTAACTACGCTCtaaatacaaattattataatttaaattttaataattaatatattgcCCTTGCCTCACAAACGTCGTAAGAGTTTTAAAAATAGTTCAAAATTATGTAGTCTTATATCAAAATtgttaatgttttatttttaaaaaaaataataaactacCATATGTATAAGCAATGTCCTTcaaactttagaaaaaaaaaaatgtatttatcTATTAATTACTATACTCAATTGTCAACGAACATCCTTGTTAAAACGTTTAAGTTAGTATAATCTTTTTGTCCTtccattatttatttttttttattagtccGTAATTCTTGATCGAAGGGGATAGTTTTATTAATTTAGTTTTAGATAAACAAATGTCAAAcggttaaaaaagaaaaacgaaagagagTAAAATGATACTAAATAATATGGactataaaaataataataaaagtataaaAGTTACGCATTCGTGTTTTGTATTTCATATATAGacgataattatattttttttaactttatttcTCTCAAGTTCGATGGTatatatttaaaacaaattagagGTATTTTTAACGCAAAGTTTTCAATAAATACTAGCAAGTATTTTTTAAAACCTCTTTTGGaagtttgaaaatataatttgaaattatGTAAAGTCTAAGGCTATCTTTtatacaaaatacaaaatttatagaTATTTGACCTAAACTTTTGTATTATTTAGCTTTACAAGTACATATATACACAAATTTGGAGTATGTACGTGTGTTTCAATAATATCCATATTTCTTTAGGTGACATTGTGCTTGGTTGTGATGCATTGTGGAGTGAAAGGAGAGGTTGTGGGCCGTGTCTATATGTTCCTAATTAATCAATGTCATACTCgttttctaacttcgaatttgaGTTCATAGTGGTTCACAAAGTAGGATTGATAGTGCGTGTTGTTGGTGAGTTTCGTTCAATCATCATCAAATCTAATTGCTTACAAGtgatttatttcaaattttggaaGATCTCATTTGTACGTCTCCACTAAATCTTGAACGTGGGTGGTGTTCCGCCAAACATATGTAGAGTTTGTGAATTTGCGAGTtcgaaattaattttatttagtcACATATTTTTTGAGTTTGGTTGGTTACACAACTTAAGCTCGGTTTAGTATatagaaataattaattagtatatatatttaaaatcatTACATTTTCATCAGCTGGTTTGCCCGAGAGGTTAAGGGGGAAGACTTAAGATCTTCTGCACATAAGTGCGCATGGGTTCGAACCCCATAGCCAGCAaacttttcttctcttcttctctctctctttcttttaatCACAAAACTACTATGTTCATTTTATACACTCAACTTTAAAATTGAATTTACATTTTGATATCTTTTCTACCATTAAGTTGCATAATTGTAGGGTTGAACATACCTATTACTAAAAACTCGAAAAACTAGGGTAAGTGTTCAAACTATTTTGCTAAATGAAAGTTACTATTGTATATACTAAAAGTTCATTTGTATAAAATTATTACTGTAAGTATGGCGAGAGCCAATTCATCCGACTTTAAGTTTAGGATCTTGTTGTAAAAGGTTTACAAACTCCTTGTAAGAATTgaaattttgtcttttataaAATCAAGTCTATCTTCCTTAAATTTTACGTTGTTTTACATATTTCTTAATTAGGTGAGTGTGATAACCAAGTTTAAaacttttcttaatttttaaaaatattgatagaaactagacaagaaaataatgaatttagaaattaaaaatgctattaaataattatcaactaaaatttaaaacacATTCTATTTAAAcgttttagttttcaaaataacttataaacttctattctattaatttaaaaaataaaattttgttatatttataaataaataaatttattttattgtatttgaaaataggaatagaaaataaattaaaaaaattacaatttcttaaaagtaattttatttttccaaataaaaataatttcacAAAATTTTGAGATGAGGTAAGGCCAAGCCACCGACTCCCGGAAAAAGTCTTCACCATTCCCGGAGGGATTTGGACCTTTTCGCCATATCAGTCTGGAAGATAGGACCGTCTTAACCACTGGTATTAATTTACTTACCTTTAATTTGTAGTTGTAATTCAAATCCTTATTTTTTAGTCCCACTATTCATTATGTTTATGATTTGATTACTCGAACACAAAATTATTAGCGAATTAATATATTGATTGTCCTCAACTGGGTGTCGCTTCTTTCACTCTGTATCCTCTCTCTCAATCATTAATGGGTCATTTTTAGATGATTCTGTTTCGCCTCTTCACTTACTTCTGCAAGCTCATTTGATTGGGAACCACCCAAGGTGCAATAGAAGAAGCCTAATCTGCTTTCATTTTTGCAGCTTTTTGGTGTTTTTGGGTTTTCCCCTTTTGTTATAACGACAAAATTTGAACTGGGAATTTGGATCCAGATGTGTTTTAATGGAATCGATCTGATTTAGAGCATTGGGTTTTGGATTTTAGCTTCATTGGGTTCGGTTTGTTCGGTTTTTTAACTGGGGGCATTGCGATCTTGTTGTATCAGAGATAAAAGTGGggaagaggaagatgaagttCAATTGGAAGCCACCGTTTCCTTTCAAACGCAACCATGTGCTGATTTTGAAGCTTGTTCTTCCTATTCTCTTACTGGGTATTGCTTTTCGTTTCCTCTTTGCCGGTTCCGGTGATGTTCCAGCAATTTTAGAAGCCCCTTTGACAGAGAGGATGGCGGCGCCGACGATTTTGGAAACCCCTTCAATTGAGAAGAAAGAGGTTCCTGCGATTTCGGAAACTCCTTTGTCTAAGAAGTCTGAGGATTTCGAGGAACCTGAAACTCCGGAGGATGAAaatcagaaaccacttgaaggTGATGAACTGATGCTTGCTTTTATGTTATTCCTTATGTTCTAATCATCCCCTCAAAACGCTAGTATTAGGATCAAAGTTTTCTAACTAATTAGTGTTCTTGTGTAGTAGTGTCAATCAAAATATGGAGATTTTCTGTCTGTTCAATGCTTATGTTCTACTGCCATATCTTTCTTTAAGTTTGATGTTGAATGTTGGATTGGTCTGCTGAGAAGTAATGAATTGCTTCTCTGTTAATTTCTTGTCCACAACCTGTTAGAAGTGTACTgtccattttcttttcattttctccCCCTTAGATAATGTAGTTTTGAAATCTAGGTTGTATTGAACTTGGTGCAGGGAAGTGTGATTATTTTGTTGGAGAGTGGATCCCAAATCCATCAGGTCCTGTGTACAATAACGAGAGTTGCCCCCATATTGAAGCCCATCAAAATTGTATGAAGAATGGGCGGCCAGATACCGAATACTTATACTGGAGATGGAAGCCACGAGATTGCGAACTATCAAAGTTTGATCCTCAAAGATTTCTTGAAATGATGAGGGACAAAACCTGGGCGTTAATTGGAGATTCAATATCTCGAAACCATGTTCAATCATTGCTGTGCATGCTATCGACGGTATGTAAGAATACTACATTCT containing:
- the LOC103482809 gene encoding protein SPA1-RELATED 2 produces the protein MEEMSEDMTLLEATEDSHVQNKVRQDAPENEYVLKPENTNVVESQEMVTPVDGGYSQYYPHEFTDILEGKNLNRCKSNLKLSDQPECSPHCMDDAGVMVEELTVKNHNGSNLAIIGPSDNRARLLSRHSQWQHLYQLGSGSGSGSSRLDTSYKNHGLAVTPGLENGGYTSFPEAFAGRASRNDCGEELEEMKATDNKGGDTQGSIRTKILSKSGFPEFFVKSTLKGKGIIRRGVQLEGFNVENRNPKNARIGGGISLASDSSLQHDVKPVIPALYRKSEHKHRGSSLDGISLREWLKVPNQKVNKIKCLYIFRHVVELVERSHARGVLLHDLRPSSFRILTTNQVRYVGTFIQSKTPESLMVKDGQCSDSHLTRKRPLEQGNFLSFGGSPKKQKDAQNMSLMARHSYFPFKSGASLETANTRDCNKNASENYNEHFAEQGGWNKPAGLRAYDSAQTSISDLLEETWYVSPEELMTGCCSAKSNIFSLGVLLFELLGKFESDGALASAMSNLRDRILPPSFLADNLKEVGFCLWLLHPEPASRPTAREILESELINGMPSVPEAEAELSTSIDEEDAESELLLQFLTSLNEQKQKQASKLVEDIRYLESDIEEVNKRHNSAKPVDKSGLSTVDGRDDLILHGGYLNSDPCSQVYRISHTNEERIEKNISQLESAYFSMRSKVDPSENDSAIRTDNDLLRARENCYLPQKDDERSHSDRLGAFFDGFCKYSRYSKFEVRGVLRNGDFNSSSNVICSLSFDRDEDYFAAAGVSKKIRIFEFNSVFNDSVDIHYPAVEMFNRSKLSCICWNGYIKNYLASTDYDGVVKLWDATVGQEVSQFNEHNKRAWSVDFSQVHPTKLASGSDDCSVKLWSINEKNCLGTIRNIANVCCVQFSAHSSHLLAFGSADYRTYCFDLRNTKAPWCVLGGHEKAVSYVKFLDSGTLVSASTDNTLKLWDLNKTNPTGLSTKACSLTFSGHTNEKNFVGLSVSNGYIACGSETNEVYAYHRSLPMPMTSYKFGSIDPISGKETEDDNGQFVSSVCWRGKSDMVIAANSSGCIKVLQMV